The Methanoplanus sp. FWC-SCC4 genome has a window encoding:
- a CDS encoding chemotaxis protein CheW gives MAVIDVVVFEISKTLYALDINLAREIVEMMPITPVPRAPSHIAGIINLRGEITNIINLNRILNLPENEDIESQKIIVLVPEATGGSNIGIIVDNVHSVIQVDEDRIDPMDNAISKEAYVKGIIKEKSDIAEGEGKTDLIIWIDLSLILADLYEERT, from the coding sequence ATGGCAGTAATCGATGTAGTGGTCTTTGAGATCAGTAAAACTCTTTATGCACTGGATATTAATCTTGCCCGGGAAATTGTGGAAATGATGCCAATAACCCCCGTTCCACGTGCTCCCTCACATATTGCAGGTATCATAAATCTAAGGGGAGAAATCACCAATATTATTAATCTGAACCGTATCCTGAATCTCCCGGAAAATGAGGATATTGAAAGTCAGAAGATTATTGTATTGGTTCCGGAGGCAACCGGTGGTTCAAATATAGGAATTATTGTTGACAACGTCCACAGTGTGATTCAGGTTGACGAAGACAGAATAGACCCGATGGACAATGCAATCTCAAAAGAAGCATACGTCAAGGGAATCATTAAGGAAAAATCTGATATCGCCGAAGGCGAGGGTAAAACAGATCTTATCATATGGATTGATCTAAGTCTTATCCTGGCAGATTTATATGAAGAGCGAACCTGA
- the thsA gene encoding thermosome subunit alpha has product MLAGQQVVILRDNVDVTSGMEAQHSNIMACKAIASAVRTTLGPRGMDKMLVSPSGDVVITNDGATILHELSVEHPAAKMVISVAEAQDDEVGDGTTTASILIGALMEEAEILLKKGIHPTIIAKGYTLGMEKAMEILNANVIEAAADDREMLLKVAGTAVTGKSIESMKEKITGIIVDAVLAVAQKAEDGTYTVDEDDVRIKTVVGDSMDDAELITGFLIDKTRCDQGMPKKVENAKIALLSMPLEVKKTETKAKIKITSSEQVEAFSEKEKESLKTMAEAIKASGANVVLCQKGIADAVQYFLSHDGILAIQDVPEKDMKAFARALDGTIVNAVADLEESVLGNADLIEEMKDIAATKFTGCKNGSTVSILIKGSNQIFVDELERAVYDSARVVMDALEDGKFVVGGAAIDTELYLSIRDYASTMGGRIQLAIEAFANIFETIPATLAENSGHDPIDILVDLKSAHANGSKYAGLNVYTGKVSDMYEAGVIEPMRVKRQAVQSASETACLLIRVDDMMVSKSAAQMAR; this is encoded by the coding sequence ATGTTAGCGGGACAACAAGTAGTAATTTTACGCGATAATGTTGATGTAACAAGCGGTATGGAGGCACAGCACTCAAATATTATGGCATGCAAGGCCATTGCAAGTGCTGTCAGAACCACCCTCGGACCGCGTGGTATGGACAAAATGCTCGTCTCACCATCAGGTGATGTAGTTATCACAAACGATGGTGCAACAATTCTTCACGAACTTTCAGTCGAGCACCCGGCAGCAAAGATGGTCATTTCCGTTGCCGAAGCACAGGATGACGAAGTCGGAGACGGAACAACAACTGCATCTATTCTTATCGGGGCCCTTATGGAAGAAGCTGAAATTCTTCTCAAAAAAGGCATTCACCCGACAATCATTGCAAAAGGATATACCTTAGGTATGGAAAAGGCAATGGAAATTCTCAATGCAAACGTCATTGAGGCAGCTGCGGATGACCGCGAGATGCTCTTAAAGGTTGCAGGAACAGCAGTTACCGGCAAGTCAATCGAGTCAATGAAAGAGAAGATCACAGGAATCATTGTTGACGCTGTTTTAGCTGTTGCACAAAAAGCAGAGGACGGCACATACACCGTTGATGAGGATGATGTCAGGATTAAAACCGTAGTCGGCGACAGTATGGATGACGCGGAGCTTATCACCGGATTCTTAATTGACAAGACACGCTGTGATCAGGGAATGCCAAAGAAAGTGGAAAACGCTAAAATTGCACTTTTATCAATGCCTCTTGAAGTCAAAAAGACAGAGACAAAGGCAAAGATTAAAATCACAAGCTCAGAGCAGGTTGAGGCATTCTCCGAAAAAGAGAAGGAATCCCTCAAAACAATGGCTGAAGCAATCAAAGCCTCAGGCGCAAATGTTGTACTCTGCCAGAAAGGCATTGCTGACGCTGTTCAGTACTTCCTCTCCCACGATGGAATCCTTGCAATTCAGGATGTTCCTGAAAAAGACATGAAGGCATTTGCACGTGCTCTTGACGGAACAATCGTAAACGCTGTTGCAGACCTTGAAGAATCAGTTCTTGGAAACGCAGATCTCATTGAAGAGATGAAGGACATCGCTGCAACAAAGTTCACAGGATGCAAAAACGGAAGCACAGTAAGTATTCTCATCAAAGGTTCAAACCAGATCTTTGTTGACGAACTTGAGCGTGCTGTATATGACTCCGCACGTGTTGTAATGGATGCACTCGAAGACGGTAAATTCGTAGTCGGCGGCGCAGCAATCGATACAGAACTTTACCTTAGCATTCGCGACTATGCATCAACAATGGGCGGAAGAATTCAGCTTGCAATCGAAGCATTTGCAAACATATTTGAAACAATTCCAGCCACTCTTGCAGAAAACTCAGGACACGACCCAATTGATATCCTTGTCGATTTAAAATCCGCTCATGCAAACGGAAGCAAATATGCAGGCCTTAACGTCTACACCGGAAAAGTTTCCGACATGTATGAAGCAGGCGTAATTGAGCCTATGCGTGTAAAAAGACAGGCAGTCCAGAGTGCATCTGAAACAGCATGCCTCTTAATCCGTGTGGATGACATGATGGTTTCAAAGTCAGCCGCACAGATGGCAAGATAA
- a CDS encoding Ig-like domain-containing protein, producing MKPKSLIFSGITVMCILLALAMPVVAGTVSEEMSDAYLKNASPVAPETKDETISLELIAKTKVVNNGDTIKLAAIATDSENRPLLNRTVLFFQNIVVAGINVDTVMGEAVTNENGVAIFKSVVSTDGNYGELFAGAGIQKENSDDIFSSEHVMIRVINEYPVVSEDKSGNKKVLN from the coding sequence ATGAAACCTAAAAGTCTCATTTTTTCAGGGATTACAGTCATGTGCATTCTTCTGGCACTTGCAATGCCGGTTGTCGCAGGCACGGTTTCTGAGGAAATGTCTGATGCATATTTAAAAAATGCATCTCCAGTGGCACCTGAAACCAAAGATGAAACAATATCTCTCGAACTGATTGCCAAAACGAAGGTTGTAAACAACGGCGACACCATAAAACTTGCAGCCATTGCAACTGATAGTGAAAACAGACCTCTTTTAAACCGGACGGTTTTGTTCTTCCAGAATATTGTCGTCGCAGGGATAAATGTTGACACTGTAATGGGAGAGGCTGTCACAAATGAAAACGGAGTTGCAATCTTTAAAAGCGTTGTATCAACAGACGGAAACTACGGTGAACTTTTCGCAGGTGCCGGAATACAAAAAGAAAATTCTGATGATATCTTCTCCTCAGAGCATGTCATGATAAGAGTAATAAACGAATATCCGGTAGTCTCTGAGGATAAGAGCGGAAACAAAAAAGTATTAAACTAA
- a CDS encoding ubiquitin family protein has translation MMCRLIFKRENEDLECCFEEGETYADILLAIDVVPDTVILSKNGKFIPEDEPAKEGEIIVYTTSSRG, from the coding sequence ATGATGTGCAGACTGATTTTTAAGCGTGAGAATGAGGATTTGGAATGCTGTTTTGAGGAGGGCGAAACATACGCTGATATCCTTTTGGCAATTGATGTTGTCCCTGACACTGTTATTCTCTCTAAAAACGGGAAGTTCATTCCAGAGGATGAACCCGCGAAAGAAGGGGAGATTATTGTATATACCACTTCTTCGAGGGGATAA
- the ilvC gene encoding ketol-acid reductoisomerase, protein MIKKYYESDADLEKISSSTIAVLGYGSQGRGQALNLRDSGLNVIIGIREGKSRNAAVEDGFEIYGVSEAAKKADIIMVLLPDEKQAEVYREDIRPFLADGNCLMFSHGFNVHYGQIVPPANVDVVMVAPKGPGHMVRRTYEDGKGVPGLIAIEQDYTGNAKDIALAYAKGIGSTRAVVLETTFREETETDLFGEQAVLCGGVTCLVKAGFETLVAAGYAPEMAYLEVLHELKLIVDLIYEGGFTKMRDSISNTAQYGDLTRGPRVIGAESYDAMEEILCEIQTGEFAKEWILENMVNRPVFNALNRADEEHLIEEVGAELRSMMPQFKKD, encoded by the coding sequence ATGATAAAAAAATACTATGAATCCGATGCCGACCTTGAAAAAATCTCATCCTCCACAATAGCAGTGCTGGGTTATGGTTCACAGGGACGCGGACAGGCATTAAATCTAAGGGACAGCGGTCTGAATGTAATCATCGGAATCCGCGAGGGAAAAAGCCGTAATGCGGCGGTAGAAGACGGTTTTGAGATTTACGGAGTCTCGGAAGCGGCAAAGAAAGCCGATATCATAATGGTTCTTCTCCCTGATGAGAAGCAGGCGGAAGTTTACAGAGAGGATATCAGACCATTTCTTGCCGATGGCAACTGTCTGATGTTTTCACACGGATTTAATGTCCACTACGGTCAGATAGTTCCTCCTGCAAATGTTGATGTCGTAATGGTTGCACCAAAGGGGCCCGGACATATGGTCAGAAGAACATATGAGGACGGAAAGGGTGTACCGGGGCTTATTGCCATTGAACAGGACTATACCGGAAATGCAAAAGATATCGCTCTGGCCTATGCAAAGGGAATAGGATCAACCCGTGCCGTTGTCCTTGAGACCACGTTCCGTGAGGAGACAGAGACTGATCTCTTCGGAGAACAGGCAGTATTGTGCGGAGGAGTCACATGTCTTGTAAAAGCCGGCTTTGAAACTCTTGTTGCGGCAGGATACGCACCGGAGATGGCATATCTTGAGGTTCTTCATGAATTAAAGCTCATTGTCGATCTGATCTATGAAGGCGGATTTACAAAGATGAGGGACTCGATCTCAAATACGGCACAGTACGGTGACTTAACAAGAGGTCCGCGTGTAATCGGTGCTGAAAGCTACGATGCAATGGAGGAGATACTCTGTGAGATTCAGACCGGAGAGTTTGCAAAGGAGTGGATTTTGGAAAACATGGTCAACAGGCCGGTTTTCAATGCACTAAACCGTGCTGATGAAGAGCATTTAATAGAAGAGGTCGGTGCCGAATTAAGGTCGATGATGCCTCAGTTTAAGAAAGATTGA
- a CDS encoding 2-isopropylmalate synthase: MGFGESLNKRQVAFFTDNVKNSEAFRKVTVFDTTLRDGEQTPGVSFTLDQKIEIARHLSEIGVDVIEAGFPASSDVEFQTVRKIAGENTGAKICGLARSVKSDVDRCIDSGVDMVHVFIPTSEIQREHTIKKTHEEVLEIIREIVDYACSGCDQVMFSAMDATRTNPVELIEAYMAADEAGAAVINVPDTVGVFTPSMMKPLVSQIREKVRCKIDVHCHNDFGLAVANTIAAVEGGADQVQVTVNGIGERAGNADISQTVMIMEAICGISTNIRTEKLVETSRLVSRLSGIPILPIQPVVGENAFSHESGIHSHGVMSDPKTFEPGIMTPEMVGHRRRLKLGKHVGRHAVRQMLSDAGINPDEETLDRIIFKVKEISGKGKKVTEYDLFEIADSIMGTSGAEKAIVLDDISIFTGNHALPTASVRAIVRGEEKIFSATGDGPVDAAMKALLGIFPGKIELKSYQVEAISGGSDAIGSVTISVEDNKGHIFDAGASGSDIVLASAEAMVNGINIVCRSGGFSFEK, translated from the coding sequence ATGGGATTCGGAGAGTCGCTGAACAAGCGGCAGGTCGCCTTCTTCACCGATAATGTGAAGAATAGCGAAGCATTTAGAAAAGTAACTGTTTTTGACACCACACTACGTGACGGGGAACAGACTCCGGGTGTGTCTTTCACGCTTGATCAGAAGATAGAAATTGCACGCCATCTCTCAGAGATCGGTGTTGATGTTATTGAAGCGGGTTTTCCTGCGTCTTCAGATGTAGAATTCCAGACCGTCAGGAAGATTGCTGGTGAAAATACCGGGGCAAAGATCTGTGGTCTTGCAAGATCTGTGAAATCCGATGTTGACCGCTGTATTGACAGCGGCGTTGATATGGTTCATGTTTTCATTCCAACATCGGAGATTCAGAGGGAGCACACGATTAAAAAAACCCATGAGGAAGTTCTCGAAATTATCCGTGAAATTGTGGATTATGCCTGTTCGGGTTGTGACCAGGTGATGTTTTCCGCGATGGATGCGACAAGGACAAACCCTGTCGAATTAATCGAAGCCTATATGGCCGCAGACGAAGCCGGAGCAGCCGTTATCAACGTGCCTGATACGGTGGGTGTCTTTACCCCGTCAATGATGAAACCTCTTGTATCACAAATCCGTGAAAAAGTCAGATGCAAAATTGACGTTCACTGCCACAATGACTTCGGGCTTGCGGTTGCAAACACAATTGCGGCAGTCGAGGGAGGTGCCGATCAGGTTCAGGTTACGGTGAACGGTATTGGTGAACGTGCAGGCAATGCGGATATTTCCCAGACTGTCATGATTATGGAGGCAATCTGTGGCATTTCAACAAACATCAGGACTGAAAAGCTTGTTGAAACATCAAGGCTTGTTTCAAGGTTATCGGGAATTCCGATTCTGCCAATTCAGCCTGTTGTCGGGGAAAATGCATTTTCCCATGAGAGTGGCATTCATTCCCACGGGGTTATGTCAGACCCGAAAACATTCGAGCCGGGGATAATGACTCCTGAAATGGTCGGCCACAGGCGGCGTTTAAAGCTTGGGAAGCATGTCGGGAGGCATGCCGTCCGTCAGATGCTCTCTGATGCCGGAATAAATCCTGATGAAGAGACCCTTGACCGGATAATCTTCAAAGTCAAGGAGATCTCCGGAAAGGGAAAGAAAGTGACCGAGTATGATCTCTTTGAGATTGCTGACAGCATTATGGGAACCAGCGGAGCCGAAAAAGCGATTGTCCTTGATGACATCTCCATCTTCACCGGAAATCATGCCCTGCCGACTGCAAGTGTAAGGGCAATTGTGAGGGGGGAGGAGAAGATTTTCTCAGCCACCGGTGACGGCCCCGTGGATGCTGCAATGAAGGCACTGCTTGGGATATTCCCCGGTAAAATCGAGCTCAAAAGCTATCAGGTTGAGGCGATATCCGGAGGCTCCGATGCCATCGGAAGCGTTACCATATCTGTTGAGGACAATAAAGGGCATATATTTGATGCAGGTGCATCAGGAAGTGATATAGTCCTGGCCTCTGCAGAGGCGATGGTAAACGGGATCAATATCGTCTGCCGTTCAGGAGGGTTTTCGTTTGAAAAATAA
- a CDS encoding 2-isopropylmalate synthase, with translation MITFFADKKLRFLDTTLRDGEQTPGVSLTPEQKLKIASALSDMGIHTIEAGSAMASEGEREAVKLISEAGLRSECCTYSRAKHGDIDIAADCGADSIHLVVPVSDLHITKKLGKTRDEVFKMAIDAVRYAKERGLIVELSGEDASRADPSFLRNLFREGVRNGADRLCFCDTVGLLTPEKTAELIPEFCLAPLSIHCHNDLGLGLANTIAALKSGASCAHVTVNGLGERAGNTALEELVMSLEKLYSYDTGISKEKIYPLSVLVSKLTKVPLATNKPIVGEMAFTHESGIHAHGLLRDATTYEPMSPETVGRKRRIILGKHSGTASVKAALSELGYEPDDQQLKEIVSRIKKLGDKGIKVTDADVMAVADAVMMLECKPVIDLKQFTIVSGSNSIPTASVTMVINGVEVTGASTGTGPVDAALKVLEQSVAFAGDIRLEEYHVDAISGGADAMVDVTVKLRKDGRILTSRGARTDIVEASVEAVVSGMNRLLREENENRSRNTD, from the coding sequence GTGATTACTTTCTTTGCCGATAAAAAATTACGTTTCCTTGACACAACTCTTCGTGACGGGGAACAGACACCCGGTGTTTCACTGACACCTGAACAGAAACTAAAAATCGCATCTGCACTCTCTGATATGGGAATACATACCATTGAAGCCGGAAGTGCCATGGCATCAGAAGGAGAGCGGGAGGCTGTTAAACTGATCTCAGAGGCTGGCCTCCGTTCGGAATGCTGTACCTATTCAAGGGCAAAACATGGGGATATTGACATTGCGGCAGATTGTGGTGCAGACTCGATACACCTGGTGGTGCCTGTATCTGACCTTCACATAACGAAGAAACTCGGGAAGACAAGGGACGAGGTGTTCAAAATGGCCATTGATGCTGTCCGATACGCCAAAGAACGCGGCCTTATAGTCGAACTCTCAGGAGAAGACGCATCAAGGGCCGACCCCTCATTTCTAAGGAATCTGTTCAGGGAGGGAGTCAGAAACGGTGCCGACAGACTTTGTTTTTGCGACACCGTCGGCCTTTTAACGCCTGAAAAGACAGCAGAACTAATTCCTGAATTCTGCCTTGCACCACTGTCCATACACTGTCACAATGACCTCGGATTAGGACTTGCAAACACAATTGCGGCTCTGAAATCAGGGGCCTCCTGTGCCCATGTGACTGTAAACGGTCTTGGCGAACGTGCGGGCAATACTGCACTCGAAGAGCTTGTGATGTCACTTGAAAAGCTCTACTCATATGACACGGGCATTTCAAAGGAAAAGATATACCCGCTTTCAGTCCTTGTCTCAAAGCTTACAAAAGTGCCGCTTGCAACAAACAAACCAATTGTGGGCGAGATGGCTTTCACTCACGAAAGCGGAATCCATGCACACGGACTTTTGAGGGACGCAACAACCTACGAGCCGATGTCACCCGAGACTGTCGGGAGAAAAAGGAGGATCATACTTGGAAAGCACTCCGGCACTGCGTCAGTTAAGGCGGCACTCTCCGAACTCGGATATGAGCCTGACGACCAGCAGCTAAAAGAGATCGTTTCAAGAATTAAAAAACTCGGAGACAAGGGCATAAAAGTGACAGATGCAGATGTAATGGCCGTTGCTGATGCAGTCATGATGCTTGAATGCAAACCGGTGATTGACCTGAAGCAGTTTACGATTGTAAGCGGCAGCAACTCAATACCCACAGCCTCGGTTACGATGGTTATAAACGGAGTGGAAGTCACCGGGGCTTCGACAGGAACAGGTCCGGTTGACGCCGCCCTTAAGGTTCTTGAACAATCGGTTGCTTTTGCAGGCGATATCAGACTTGAGGAATATCATGTCGATGCCATAAGCGGCGGTGCTGATGCAATGGTGGATGTCACGGTGAAGCTCAGGAAGGACGGAAGAATATTAACCTCCAGAGGCGCAAGAACAGATATCGTAGAAGCAAGTGTGGAGGCGGTAGTATCAGGAATGAATCGTTTATTGAGGGAGGAAAATGAAAACCGGAGCAGGAATACTGATTGA
- the ilvB gene encoding biosynthetic-type acetolactate synthase large subunit encodes MKTGAGILIDSLKELGVEIIFGYPGGAVLPIYDELYEADIKHILVRHEQAAVHAADGYARASGRVGVCLSTSGPGACNLVSGIATANMDSVPVVALTGQVPTEMLGNDAFQESDITGITMPVTKHNFLVKDVKELKRTVKEAFLIAGTGRKGPVLIDLPKDVLTEKINPEDLYSDVPDLKGYKPTYKGHPNQIKKALDLINESKKPVIYAGGGVIAAGASGELVRFAEMFEIPVTTTMMGLGAIPAKHPLNLGMLGMHGTEYANYAITECDLLIAIGARFDDRVTGKIEHFAPDANIIHIDIDPAEIGKNIAVNIPIVGDAGQILADMIERGKPGEQKGTEWTKQVHKWRENHPLKIIDDGKLHPQSVIRKLSEILNGEGIIVSEVGQNQMWAAQHYSFKNPRQWISSGGLGMMGFGFPAAIGAQYARPNEHVVLIAGDGSFQMNIQELGTVAQYRIPVKMVILNNMYLGMVRQWQELFYEKRYSYTDLPEVDFVGIARAYGIPGRKVESADDIEESLRKAIETDGPYLLDFRIEREENVFPMVPAGAGISEMIGKHETDDKGDD; translated from the coding sequence ATGAAAACCGGAGCAGGAATACTGATTGATAGTCTCAAAGAACTGGGAGTAGAGATAATATTCGGATACCCCGGCGGAGCTGTTCTTCCAATTTATGACGAACTCTATGAGGCTGACATTAAGCACATACTTGTAAGGCATGAACAGGCGGCAGTCCATGCAGCTGACGGTTATGCAAGGGCAAGCGGACGTGTCGGAGTCTGTCTTTCAACCTCAGGCCCGGGTGCATGCAACCTTGTATCAGGGATTGCAACTGCAAATATGGACTCTGTTCCGGTAGTGGCCCTTACAGGACAGGTTCCTACCGAAATGCTCGGAAACGATGCATTTCAGGAGTCAGACATAACCGGGATAACAATGCCGGTTACAAAGCATAATTTTCTGGTAAAGGACGTAAAGGAACTCAAAAGGACTGTAAAAGAAGCATTCCTGATTGCAGGGACGGGCAGAAAAGGCCCGGTCCTTATTGATCTTCCAAAGGATGTCCTTACTGAAAAGATAAACCCAGAAGATCTTTACTCAGACGTCCCCGATCTAAAAGGATACAAACCGACCTACAAAGGACACCCAAACCAGATTAAAAAAGCACTCGATCTGATAAATGAATCAAAAAAACCGGTCATATACGCAGGTGGGGGAGTCATTGCAGCCGGTGCATCCGGAGAACTTGTCAGATTTGCAGAGATGTTTGAGATTCCGGTTACCACAACAATGATGGGACTCGGAGCAATACCTGCAAAACACCCGCTGAATCTTGGGATGCTCGGAATGCACGGGACAGAATACGCAAACTACGCCATCACCGAATGCGACCTTCTCATTGCAATAGGGGCACGGTTTGACGACAGGGTAACAGGTAAAATCGAGCATTTTGCACCTGATGCAAATATCATACATATCGACATAGACCCGGCAGAGATAGGGAAAAACATAGCAGTAAATATCCCGATAGTAGGCGATGCAGGGCAGATACTAGCGGATATGATAGAGAGAGGCAAACCAGGCGAACAAAAAGGTACCGAATGGACGAAACAGGTTCATAAATGGCGTGAAAATCACCCTCTCAAAATCATTGATGACGGAAAACTCCACCCGCAGTCAGTCATCAGGAAACTCTCGGAAATCCTGAACGGAGAAGGAATAATCGTAAGCGAAGTCGGCCAGAATCAGATGTGGGCCGCCCAGCACTATTCCTTTAAAAACCCACGCCAGTGGATTAGTTCAGGCGGACTCGGGATGATGGGATTCGGATTTCCGGCGGCAATTGGGGCACAATATGCACGGCCAAACGAGCATGTCGTCCTTATTGCAGGCGACGGCAGTTTCCAGATGAACATACAGGAACTTGGAACAGTTGCCCAGTACAGAATACCTGTCAAAATGGTGATCCTGAATAACATGTATTTAGGCATGGTACGGCAGTGGCAGGAACTCTTCTACGAGAAGAGATATTCATACACCGATCTCCCCGAAGTTGACTTTGTCGGAATTGCCAGGGCATACGGTATTCCGGGCAGAAAAGTTGAATCAGCGGATGATATTGAAGAATCACTGAGGAAAGCCATTGAAACGGACGGCCCTTATCTTCTTGATTTCCGCATAGAAAGAGAGGAGAATGTATTCCCGATGGTTCCTGCCGGAGCCGGCATCAGTGAGATGATTGGAAAACATGAAACAGACGATAAAGGAGATGACTAA
- the ilvN gene encoding acetolactate synthase small subunit, which yields MSQHILGVLVENRSGVLARVSGLFSRRGFNIESLAVGTCESPDMSRITIVAGGDDLHIEQIKKQLNKLIEVIKVTDITERSHVARELALIKVNADPGQARSEIMQIAGIFRAKIIDVGQKTLVVEVTGDCEKIRAIEDLLKPYGITELVRTGVVALQRGESTNPTNK from the coding sequence ATGAGCCAGCACATACTCGGCGTTCTTGTGGAGAACAGATCAGGTGTACTTGCAAGGGTCTCGGGTCTGTTTTCAAGGAGGGGTTTTAACATTGAGAGTCTTGCGGTCGGAACCTGTGAAAGCCCTGATATGAGCAGGATAACAATTGTCGCAGGCGGTGATGACCTGCATATTGAACAGATTAAAAAACAACTCAATAAGCTTATCGAGGTCATCAAGGTAACCGACATAACCGAGAGAAGCCATGTTGCCCGCGAACTTGCCTTAATTAAAGTAAATGCAGATCCGGGACAGGCACGATCAGAAATAATGCAGATTGCAGGAATATTCAGGGCAAAAATAATTGATGTCGGACAAAAGACGCTTGTCGTTGAAGTGACAGGAGATTGTGAAAAAATCAGGGCGATAGAAGATCTTCTAAAACCCTACGGGATTACCGAGCTTGTAAGAACAGGAGTTGTTGCATTACAGCGGGGAGAATCCACAAACCCTACAAATAAGTGA
- a CDS encoding 3-isopropylmalate dehydratase large subunit, whose product MGKTVAEKIFSGKCGKEFRAGEVVMAPVDGAMIHDITGPLAINVFKEMGGKKVFDPKKIIMLFDHQIPADSIAAAENHVMMRNFAKEQDIFNYDLKEGVCHQVVPEKGRVKPGDIVVGSDSHTCAYGALGAFSTGIGSTDMAFVLKFGALYFRIPESIKVEVSGSFQRRVGPKDLILGLAGDIGADGATYKCLEFCGQTFAEMDMSGRMTCSNMAIEMGAKAGIVPPDRVTWEYLKNRCETEPFLLNADEDAVYFEKRSCNISSLEPKIAVPHNVDNVVDVSEVAGRKVDQVFIGSCTNGRYEDFKEAAEVLGNDKFSNDVRVIIVPASKDEYLKCLKGGLIELFVEAGALVEAPCCGPCMGGMFGLLAPGEVSLSTSNRNFRGRQGSTEAEVYLSSPATAAASAITGVITDPREV is encoded by the coding sequence ATGGGCAAAACAGTAGCAGAAAAGATATTTTCAGGTAAATGCGGAAAGGAATTCCGTGCGGGAGAGGTAGTTATGGCGCCTGTTGACGGGGCGATGATCCATGACATAACAGGCCCTCTTGCAATAAACGTATTCAAAGAAATGGGCGGAAAAAAAGTATTTGATCCTAAAAAGATCATTATGCTCTTTGACCACCAGATCCCGGCAGACTCGATTGCGGCAGCAGAAAACCATGTGATGATGAGGAATTTTGCAAAAGAGCAGGATATATTCAACTACGACTTAAAGGAAGGTGTCTGTCACCAGGTTGTTCCCGAAAAGGGAAGGGTAAAACCAGGGGACATTGTTGTCGGATCTGACTCACACACATGTGCGTATGGTGCCCTTGGTGCATTTTCAACCGGAATCGGTTCAACAGATATGGCATTTGTCCTAAAATTCGGGGCACTTTATTTCAGGATACCGGAGAGTATAAAAGTTGAAGTCAGCGGCAGTTTCCAGAGACGTGTAGGCCCTAAAGACCTCATCTTAGGTCTTGCAGGCGATATAGGAGCGGACGGGGCAACATACAAATGCCTTGAATTCTGTGGGCAAACATTTGCTGAGATGGATATGTCAGGAAGGATGACATGTTCAAATATGGCAATCGAGATGGGGGCAAAGGCAGGCATTGTGCCGCCGGACAGGGTTACATGGGAATATCTTAAAAACAGGTGTGAAACAGAGCCTTTTCTACTCAATGCCGATGAGGATGCCGTTTATTTCGAGAAAAGATCATGCAACATCTCATCTCTCGAACCAAAAATTGCCGTACCCCACAATGTCGACAATGTAGTTGACGTCTCGGAAGTTGCCGGAAGAAAAGTCGACCAGGTGTTTATCGGTTCGTGCACAAACGGGAGATATGAAGACTTCAAAGAGGCGGCAGAAGTGCTTGGGAATGATAAATTCTCAAACGATGTGAGGGTCATAATCGTTCCTGCATCAAAGGACGAATACCTCAAATGCCTGAAAGGAGGACTTATTGAACTTTTCGTTGAGGCCGGAGCACTCGTAGAGGCTCCCTGCTGCGGACCATGCATGGGGGGAATGTTCGGACTCCTTGCACCAGGAGAGGTCTCGCTTTCAACATCAAACCGCAATTTCAGAGGAAGGCAGGGCAGCACTGAAGCGGAAGTTTATTTATCATCTCCTGCAACCGCCGCAGCAAGTGCGATCACAGGGGTTATAACAGATCCAAGGGAGGTCTGA